One Peromyscus leucopus breed LL Stock chromosome 4, UCI_PerLeu_2.1, whole genome shotgun sequence genomic region harbors:
- the LOC114699531 gene encoding protein GOLM2-like, whose translation MADIHHLKEQLAELRQEFLRQEDQLQDYRKNNTYLVKRLEYESFQCGQQIKELRAQHEENIKKLDQFLQEQKEVHKSQSNDGKELGINDHVAPKNNPNVAENDANKNEEPSSNHIPHGKEQVKRIGDAGMPGVEENDLAKADELPAGSQLNQNENPGTSKQNPLNPLQRLIPGSNLEREPRIQTDSLKQATRDRVSDFHKLKQNDERELQMDPADYGKQRFNDVL comes from the coding sequence ATGGCAGACATACATCATTTAAAGGAACAACTGGCTGAGCTTCGTCAGGAGTTTCTTCGACAAGAAGATCAGCTTCAAGACTACAGGAAAAATAACACATACCTTGTGAAGAGGTTAGAATATGAGAGTTTTCAGTGTGGACAGCAGATCAAGGAATTAAGAGCAcaacatgaagaaaatattaaaaaattagatCAGTTTTTGCAGGAACAAAAGGAGGTCCACAAGAGTCAATCAAATGACGGAAAAGAATTGGGCATAAATGATCATGTAGCCCCTAAAAATAATCCAAATGTGGCTGAAAATGATGCAAATAAGAATGAGGAACCTTCAAGCAATCATATTCCACATGGGAAAGAACAAGTCAAACGAATTGGTGATGCAGGGATGCCTGGAGTAGAAGAGAATGATCTAGCAAAAGCAGATGAACTTCCCGCTGGTTCACAACTAAACCAGAATGAAAATCCTGGTACTTCAAAACAGAACCCTTTGAATCCTCTTCAGCGCTTAATTCCAGGCTCAAACCTAGAGCGAGAACCCAGAATTCAAACAGACTCACTAAAGCAGGCCACCAGGGACAGAGTCAGTGATTTCCACAAGTTGAAGCAAAATGATGAACGAGAGCTTCAGATGGATCCTGCAGACTATGGCAAACAGCGCTTCAATGATGTCCTTTAA